TTTTGTATTCGTCTTTTTAGCTTCGTTTTCTCCTTGGCTTTTAGGTGCAGTATTCATCTCATCCGGTGCTTGACCTTGAGGGTTGACGCTCGTTTTGTGCCGTTGTTTTTTCATAGGCTAAAACGCTCCTTTCATTACTAGGATGTGCGTTTTTTCGGATTTTATAAACATGCAGCATATATATTAACGTCGGTTTGAATATCAAGGAATGGGGATTGAATCCGGTGCAACAGAAGAATCTGGGGTATTATCTAGACGAAATGCAAGGAAAAGGGTTTAAGCTTTCCTACAGCGATATATTGTTCATCCATTTCGCACAAAAATTTACCAATGCAAACGACAAGCTGATGATCATTGCGCTTCAAGTCGTATGGTCTACTCAGTTTGAATTTGATCCAAGCTTTTATCTTTCATTTGTTGAGCGCTTGCAGGAAAATGATGTAAAAACAAAAAAAGAAGCCATTCAGATGGCCAAAAATTTAGGTCTTTACGATCGT
Above is a genomic segment from Litoribacterium kuwaitense containing:
- a CDS encoding DUF6123 family protein, giving the protein MQQKNLGYYLDEMQGKGFKLSYSDILFIHFAQKFTNANDKLMIIALQVVWSTQFEFDPSFYLSFVERLQENDVKTKKEAIQMAKNLGLYDRLLK
- a CDS encoding small, acid-soluble spore protein L, with protein sequence MKKQRHKTSVNPQGQAPDEMNTAPKSQGENEAKKTNTKHS